The Rhododendron vialii isolate Sample 1 chromosome 6a, ASM3025357v1 genome includes a window with the following:
- the LOC131330795 gene encoding probable inorganic phosphate transporter 1-9: MALKVLSALDSARTQHYHFKAILIAGMGLFTDAYDFFCIPPILRLIGHIYYDKDHYNVPFGINSAIIALPILGSVIGSMVSGRLGDMYGRKRVYGLALILMVVSSIGCGFSLSTSPVCVLVSLGFFRFCLGVGIGSDYPLSATIMSEFANKRTRGAFIAAVFSMQGLGILVSSVVTMVVCKVFDAATHHTNADSTPQVADLAWRIILIIGAIPAAMTFYWRMLTPETARYTALVERNVLQAARIMEKVLDVPIAEDAESSPNPSPSYPLFSTEFLCRHGRDLFSCAASWFLVDVVFYSSNLFPSKFLPPDSETNNAFQDAYKVARFQALFAVCSTIPGYWATVILIDRIGRVKIQIMGFFFMAICLFAAGIPYNRYWQNNKNVGFLFLYGLTFFFSNFGPNTTTFIVPAELFPARFRTTCHGISGAFGKVGAIIGTVGVLRATDGNHGRMRKEAVLIILGGVCVLGILVTYLFTRETKGRSLEENENDNQDETEGSVTSVELGLLGHRRP, encoded by the exons ATGGCATTAAAAGTCCTTTCTGCCCTCGACTCAGCTCGAACTCAACACTACCATTTCAAGGCGATATTAATCGCCGGAATGGGCTTATTCACCGACGCCTACGATTTCTTCTGTATACCACCGATATTGAGACTAATCGGCCACATTTACTATGACAAAGACCATTACAACGTCCCCTTCGGCATCAACTCCGCGATCATCGCCCTCCCTATCCTCGGAAGCGTCATTGGAAGCATGGTCTCCGGCCGCCTCGGCGACATGTACGGACGGAAGCGCGTGTACGGACTCGCTCTGATTCTGATGGTGGTGAGCTCGATCGGGTGCGGATTCTCTCTAAGCACGTCGCCGGTGTGCGTGTTGGTGAGTTTGGGGTTCTTCAGGTTCTGCCTTGGGGTGGGGATTGGCAGCGATTATCCGCTGTCGGCGACGATTATGTCAGAGTTTGCGAACAAGAGGACGCGGGGGGCGTTTATTGCGGCGGTTTTCTCGATGCAGGGGCTGGGGATTTTGGTTAGTTCGGTGGTGACGATGGTGGTTTGTAAGGTATTTGATGCGGCGACGCACCACACGAATGCTGATTCGACGCCCCAGGTGGCGGACTTGGCGTGGCGGATTATACTCATAATCGGTGCAATTCCGGCGGCCATGACGTTTTACTGGCGCATGTTAACGCCGGAAACAGCCAG ATACACGGCATTGGTGGAGCGGAACGTCCTGCAAGCAGCCAGGATCATGGAGAAAGTGCTAGACGTTCCAATTGCCGAGGACGCCGAATCCTCACCAAACCCATCTCCCTCCTACCCTCTCTTCTCCACTGAATTCCTCTGCCGCCATGGCCGCGATCTCTTCTCCTGCGCCGCCTCATGGTTCCTCGTTGACGTTGTATTTTACAGCAGTAATCTCTTCCCATCCAAATTCCTTCCCCCCGATTCAGAAACAAATAACGCCTTTCAAGACGCTTACAAGGTGGCCCGGTTCCAAGCACTGTTCGCTGTTTGCTCGACCATACCCGGATACTGGGCCACCGTCATCCTCATTGACCGTATAGGCCGAGTCAAAATCCAAATCATGGGTTTTTTCTTCATGGCAATTTGCCTATTCGCAGCCGGAATTCCCTACAACAGATACTGGCAGAACAACAAGAATGTAGGATTCCTGTTTTTATACGGGCTCACATTTTTCTTCTCCAATTTTGGTCCCAACACCACGACGTTTATAGTCCCTGCGGAGCTTTTCCCCGCCAGATTCCGGACCACATGTCACGGGATTTCAGGGGCTTTTGGAAAAGTCGGGGCCATTATCGGGACGGTCGGGGTTCTTCGGGCTACTGATGGAAACCATGGGAGGATGCGAAAGGAGGCGGTGTTGATTATTTTGGGTGGGGTCTGTGTTTTGGGAATACTGGTAACTTATTTGTTTACGAGGGAAACGAAGGGGAGGTCGTTGGAGGAGAATGAGAATGACAACCAAGACGAAACCGAGGGCTCTGTTACTTCGGTTGAATTAGGCCTACTCGGTCATCGACGGCCCTAA
- the LOC131330794 gene encoding increased DNA methylation 3-like isoform X1 — translation MPLCINYSINSAIEYICSCRPVTLHDLVFCLSWKLLGFKFQLASIGSHSLKIDMEHQAEKPAAVLTGTAKAGRVGPPLGTVDIGQSESAYIFRVALPGVHQHDSNLRCNVQADGRVNIDGLVRDSSLLNDMRSYEMKVERLCPRGPFSVAFNLPGPVDPRLCSLNFRPDGILEVVVKTKMG, via the exons ATGCCTTTATGTATAAATTACTCTATTAACTCAGCTATTGAATACATTTGTTCTTGCCGTCCTGTCACATTGCATGACTTGGTCTTTTGCTTGTCATGGAAGCTTTTAGGATTCAAATTTCAACTGGCTTCCATAGG ATCCCATTCTCTGAAAATCGACATGGAGCACCAGGCAGAGAAGCCAGCTGCGGTTTTGACTGGAACAGCGAAGGCAGGGCGAGTTGGACCACCTCTTGGTACTGTTGACATTGGCCAGAGTGAAAGTGCCTACATTTTTCGGGTTGCTTTGCCTGGTGTGCATCAGCATGACA GTAATCTGAGGTGTAATGTTCAAGCTGATGGTAGAGTCAATATTGATGGGCTAGTGAGAGATTCTTCACTTTTGAATGATATGCGTAGCTATGAAATGAAAGTTGAGCGACTGTGTCCGCGCGGACCGTTCTCTGTGGCTTTTAATTTGCCTGGACCTGTTGATCCCAGGCTATGCTCTTTGAACTTCAGGCCCGATGGTATCCTGGAGGTGGTTGTAAAAACCAAGATGGGATGA
- the LOC131330794 gene encoding increased DNA methylation 3-like isoform X2, protein MEHQAEKPAAVLTGTAKAGRVGPPLGTVDIGQSESAYIFRVALPGVHQHDSNLRCNVQADGRVNIDGLVRDSSLLNDMRSYEMKVERLCPRGPFSVAFNLPGPVDPRLCSLNFRPDGILEVVVKTKMG, encoded by the exons ATGGAGCACCAGGCAGAGAAGCCAGCTGCGGTTTTGACTGGAACAGCGAAGGCAGGGCGAGTTGGACCACCTCTTGGTACTGTTGACATTGGCCAGAGTGAAAGTGCCTACATTTTTCGGGTTGCTTTGCCTGGTGTGCATCAGCATGACA GTAATCTGAGGTGTAATGTTCAAGCTGATGGTAGAGTCAATATTGATGGGCTAGTGAGAGATTCTTCACTTTTGAATGATATGCGTAGCTATGAAATGAAAGTTGAGCGACTGTGTCCGCGCGGACCGTTCTCTGTGGCTTTTAATTTGCCTGGACCTGTTGATCCCAGGCTATGCTCTTTGAACTTCAGGCCCGATGGTATCCTGGAGGTGGTTGTAAAAACCAAGATGGGATGA
- the LOC131330796 gene encoding uncharacterized protein LOC131330796, producing the protein MGIESNPFPKIEVNMVTAGLAKRLGSNVTKQKQGEEDHMQTEEESAKSHTSRFPNDYLCIRCGHEVQYGEAIIAEKDQRSAFSKSGLRFNTMGGNDLQIYVGAKLIYEGIDPGLFNRIESEHCYGPDDGPFLFRGHPVVPARPGVPSCQDLEAAGYQFPNQRRYPSQRGVGFRRDTGPRGRGPYGRGWHQPRMVMPPNNDHEEWSTLSHPKFPAEGWYTKVSSSQKRRLQRKFAARAYGDPWDHVFEPRERLEPSKVPNMVWTRDQGETSGPKQIIQKHGGQESSATDPPQSTAQLKGKKELKQSLKKKMEEFQKLMEADDDDDLFDEGSEQEDLIKDASPSPQRSATFGESLAAIQFGP; encoded by the exons ATGGGAATTGAATCCAATCCTTTTCCCaagattgaagtgaacatggtgacGGCCGGCCTAGCCAAAAGGCTAGGTTCCAATGTGACGAAACAAAAGCAGGGGGAGGAGGATCACATGCAGACTGaagaagagtcagcaaagtctcaTACCTCTAGATTCCCAAACGACTACCTCTGCATTAGGTGTGGGCATGAAGTCCAGTATGGGGAAGCAATTATAGCAGAAAAAGATCAGAGaagtgcattctccaagtccGGACTGAGGTTCAACACAATGGGAGGAAATGACCTTCAAATTTATGTGGGAGCCAAACTGATTTATGAAGGTATAGATCCGGGGCTCTTTAACAGAATAGAGTCAGAGCATTGCTATGggccagatgatggaccattttTATTCAGGGGACATCCAGTCGTGCCTGCAAGGCCTGGGGTGCCTTCTTGCCAAGATCTTGAGGCGGCGGGGTACCAATTTCCTAATCAGAGGAGATACCCTAGTCAaaggggtgttggtttcagaagAGATACTGGACCACGAGGTAGAGGACCTTATGGACGTGGATGGCACCAACCTAGGATGGTAATGCCACCCAATAATGATCACGAGGAATGGAGCACGCTTAGCCATCCAAAGTTCCCAGCAGAGGGTTGGTACACTAAGGTATCCAGTTCACAGAAAAGAAGGCTTCAAAGGAAGTTTGCAGCCAGGGCTTATGGTGACCCATGGGACCATGTGTTCGAaccaagagagagattggaaccATCAAAGGTTCCAAACATGGTATGGACCCGGGATCAAGGAGAAACTAGTGGCCCAAAGCAGATAATTCAAAAGCATGGGGGGCAAGAGAGTAGTGCTACAGATCCTCCCCAGTCGACTGCCCAACTGAAGGgtaaaaaagaattgaagcagagcttaaagaagaaaatggaggaattcCAGAAGCTCATGGAggcagatgatgatgatgatctctttgacgaAGGGTCAGAACAGGAAGACCTGATCAAAGATGCGTCACCGTCTCCACAGAGATCTGCAACATTTGGAGAAAGCCTGgccgcaatccaattcgg gccttga